A genomic region of Miscanthus floridulus cultivar M001 chromosome 3, ASM1932011v1, whole genome shotgun sequence contains the following coding sequences:
- the LOC136547210 gene encoding uncharacterized protein: MLLFEAGALEAMEREPVEGAEEEEEEEEEVACECCGFTEECTAPYIAGVRARYGGRWICGLCGDAVGEELGRASPPISPAEALDRHACVCRGASAPPSPAGTPDDLIAALRLLLRRRLGSPPPPAPRKARSTPSSPRRDATPGGISVVAAVAKGSAGSSLARTGSCFAALVE; the protein is encoded by the coding sequence ATGCTCTTGTTTGAGGCGGGAGCTCTGGAGGCCATGGAGAGGGAGCCGGTCGAGGGggcggaagaggaagaagaagaggaggaggaggtggcgtgcGAGTGCTGCGGCTTCACGGAGGAGTGCACGGCGCCGTACATCGCTGGCGTGCGCGCGCGGTACGGCGGGCGGTGGATCTGCGGCCTGTGCGGGGACGCGGTCGGCGAGGAGCTCGGGCGCGCGTCCCCTCCCATCTCCCCCGCCGAGGCGCTGGACCGCCACGCCTGCGTCTGCCGCGGGGCGtccgcgccgccgtcgcccgcgGGCACCCCCGACGACCTCATCGCCGCGCTGCGCCTGCTCCTGCGCCGCAGGCTCgggtccccgccgccgccggcgcccagGAAGGCGCGCTCCACGCCGAGCAGCCCGAGGCGCGACGCCACCCCCGGCGGCATCTCCGTCGTCGCGGCCGTCGCCAAGGGGAGTGCCGGGTCCTCGCTGGCGCGCACGGGGAGCTGCTTCGCCGCGCTCGTCGAATGA